From one Triticum aestivum cultivar Chinese Spring chromosome 4B, IWGSC CS RefSeq v2.1, whole genome shotgun sequence genomic stretch:
- the LOC123091035 gene encoding uncharacterized protein encodes MAAAATSVRGCGPASASSVGLSPRRALQRSSFLPPLPRRASSVRALRAAVADAPHRGLELRREGREAGLLEAVIGGDGEEVEEVVGEERVEGWMRESIAEIVRHVGEAPFLVHLFSDGREGVTVRREPASAEAWPDVRRRWGPGGQRRPDGIILVEQVAAAAVEDGAEAARQVWGLVVQARGMECAACYVLDTCRVRSPAGFCTHFCLARAQCFGEPLELQLRNAWLNRLSGNHRR; translated from the coding sequence atggcggcggcggcaaccTCCGTGCGGGGGTGCGGcccggcgtcggcgtcgtcggtgGGGCTCTCGCCGCGTCGGGCGCTGCAGCGGTCGTCCTTCTTGCCGCCCCTGCCGCGGCGGGCGTCGTCCGTGCGCGCGCTGCGGGCCGCGGTCGCGGACGCGCCGCACCGGGGGCTGGAGCTCCGGCGGGAGGGGCGGGAGGCGGGGCTGCTGGAGGCCGTGATCGGGGGAGACggcgaggaggtggaggaggtggtgggggaggagagggtggaggggtggaTGCGGGAGTCGATCGCGGAGATCGTGCGGCACGTCGGGGAGGCGCCGTTCCTGGTGCACCTGTTCAGCGACGGGCGGGAGGGCGTCACGGTGCGGCGCGAGCCGGCCTCGGCGGAGGCCTGGCCCGACGTGCGCCGCCGCTGGGGCCCGGGCGGCCAGCGCCGGCCCGACGGCATCATCCTGGTCGAGCAGGTGGCCGCCGCGGCGGTCGAGGACGGCGCCGAGgcggcgcgccaggtgtggggccTGGTGGTGCAGGCCCGCGGGATGGAGTGCGCCGCCTGCTACGTCCTCGACACCTGCCGCGTCCGCTCGCCCGCCGGCTTCTGCACCCACTTCTGCCTCGCCCGGGCGCAGTGCTTCGGCGAGCCCCTCGAGCTCCAGCTCCGCAACGCCTGGCTCAACCGCCTCTCCGGCAACCACCGACGAtag